The Desulfovibrio subterraneus nucleotide sequence GGGCCGGTGGTTCGACTCCATAAGCGCGGTCTTCGTGTTTATCGGCTTTGCAATGCCGGGCTTCTGGCTTGCCCTTCTGATGATGCTGTACTTCGGCATCCATCTGCAATGGCTGCCCATATCAGGGCTTACCTCGCTGGACTACAACAGCCTGACGCCCTTGGGAAAACTGCTTGATATTGCGAAGCACATGGCCATGCCCATCTTCATTTACACGTTCGGTTCCCTCGCGGGGATGTCGCGGTTCATGCGTTCGTCCATGCTGGAAGTGCTGCGGCAGGATTACATCCTGACTGCCCGCGCCAAAGGACTGCCGCTCAGAACGGTCATTTTCAAACACGCCCTGCGAAACGCCCTGCTGCCCGTAATCACCATACTCGGCCTCTCCGTTCCGGGCCTCATAGGCGGATCGGTGATCATTGAATCCATCTTCGCCCTGCCCGGTCTGGGACAACTGTTCTACACGGCTGTCATGGCACGCGATTATCCCATGATCATGGGCAACCTTGTGCTAGGCGCGGTGCTCACTCTTGCGGGCAACATGCTGGCGGACCTGTGCTACGGTCTGGCAGACCCCCGTATCCGCAGCACGGGAGGCGACGCCTAGATGAGTGCCTCCCCCACCAGCCTTGCCGGCAGACTGCTGCACAGGCAGTTCTGGCAGCGTTACGGACTGCTCACGCTGGGTCTGTGCATCGTGGGCATCATGTCCTGCGCAGCAATACTGGCCCCCTGGATAAGCCCCCACGACCCGACAGCGCTTGATCTCAATGCCATTCTTCAGGCCCCGAACGCCCAGCACCCCTTCGGAACCGATGCTCTTGGCCGCGATGTGCTCTCGCGAATGCTGTATGGTGCACGCGTATCACTGTGGGTCGGCTTTGTGGCCGTGGGCATTTCGGTCAGCATAGGCATAGCGCTCGGACTTGTGGCCGGTTTCTTCCGTGGATGGGTAGACGAAGCCATCATGCGCCTTGTGGACATCATGCTGTGCTTTCCGTCCTTCTTTCTCATTCTGGCGGTTATCGCCTTTCTTGAACCGAGCCTGAACAACATCATGATCGTCATCGGTCTGACCTCATGGATGGGAGTGGCGCGACTTGTGCGGGCAGAAACCCTGAGCCTGCGCGAGCGCGACTTTGTCTCCGCGGCACGGCTCGCCGGGGCAGGCAAGATACGCCTGATGGGCCTGCACATACTGCCCAATGCCCTTGCCCCCGTGCTGGTTTCCGCCACACTCGGAGTTGCGGGTGCCATTCTCACGGAATCTGCCCTGAGCTTTCTGGGTCTGGGCGTGCAGCCCCCCATGCCAAGCTGGGGCAACATCCTCATGGAAGGCAAAGAGGTGCTGGAAATCGCCCCCTGGATGTCGCTGTTTCCGGGTTTCGCCATTCTTATCACCGTACTGGGCTACAACCTGCTCGGCGAAAGCCTGCGGGATATTCTGGACCCGAGACTTTCTCAGTGATTGCGCTATACTGAACGGCCCTGACAGGGCTATTACAGGCTGACCGAATGCAGCTCTCCCTTTGCAAACGGACAGGACTTTGGATACAGTTCGCTCTCTGTAACGAATCAACCTTCCCTGACGGGATACCCTCATGCTGGAACTGCTCAGAATCCGTCAATTGGCGCTCATTGACGACGTGGAACTGGAATTCGCCCCGGGCATGAATGTGCTTACGGGTGAGACCGGTGCGGGAAAAAGCTTCATTCTGAAGGCGCTGAATTTTCTCACCGGCGACAAGATGTCTCCGGATCTCGTGCGTCCCGGCGCGGAGAAGGCTCAGGTGGAAGCCCTGTTTGCCATGCCGGACGGCGACGTGGTCATCAAACGCGAGCTGGTTGCCGCAACCGGCCGAAGCCGCCTCTACATAAACGACTCCCTCAGCTCTCAGGATGCCATCCGCGACCTGCGCCCCAGCCTGCTGGTGCACACCAGCCAGCACGGACAGCAGAAGTTGCTGCAGCCTGCCTTTCAGGCCAAGATTCTTGACGATTTTCTGAACCGGCCGGACCTGCTCAGGCAGCGCGAAACCCTGTTGAAGGAATTGCGCACCCTTGCAGCACGCCGCGAAGAACTGCTGGAACGCAGCAGGCACCTTGAGGACAAACGCGAACTGCTGGAATATCAGCAACGCGAAATAGCCAAGGTGGGTCCCGAGCACGGCGAAGAAGAAACCCTGGAAGCCAAGAAGCAGGAACTGCGCAACCAGACCGTCATTCAGGACACCATAGATGCGGCTCTTGCCCTGCTGGGTGCAGGCGAAGGCGGCATTCTGGACGGCTTGGGAAAGCTTGAACGCCACATGGATACCCTGCGGCGCGTTCTTCCCAATTATGATGACGATGCGAGCCTGCTCATAGAGGCACGGCAGAACCTGCAGGATCTCGCCGCACGACTCCGCAAGCAACCTGCCACTTCTCCCGACGAAGACAGCCTTGAATCCATTGAGGCGCGCCTGTACGAACTGGCGCAGCTCAAGCGCAAGCTCAAGCGTTCGCTGGACGAGATTGTGGACCTGCAGACCGAGATCGAAGAGAACCTTTCCTTCATGGATTCCTGTTCGCTCGATCTCAAGCAACTCGCCAAGCAGGAAGCAACGCTGCTGGACGGGCTTGCCCTGCTCCTCAAGGAACTCAATCCCCTGCGCAAGATTGCCGGCGAGTCACTGTGCACGGCGATTGTTGCCGAGCTGAAGGGACTGGGCTTCTCGGAACACGTTCAGGTCAGATTCGAATTCAAACCTGCCGAGCTATTCCCCGGCCGCGCAGACTGCATTGAAGAGCGCCCATCCCTGCTCTGGATACCCAACCCCGGCCAGCCGCCGCAGCCTCTGGACAAGATTGCCTCGGGCGGCGAACTTTCGCGCTTCCTGCTGGCAGTTGTGGGCATCATGAACCGCAAGGAAACGCCGAGTCTCATCTTCGACGAAGTGGATGCCGGTGTCGGTGGCCTTACCCTCAATGCCGTGGCGGACTCTCTGGACAAACTGGCCGACCATCAGCAGGTGATTCTCATCACCCACTGGCCCCAGCTGGCAGCCAGAGCCAAAAGACATTTTCAGGTTCGCAAGGAAGTGCGCGAGGGCAACACCTACACCCTGTGTCAGGCGCTTGATGACGGTGCCATATGGGAAGAGATCAGCCGCATGGCGGGTGGAGGCGAACAGGGACAGGCCATGGCGAGAGAACTTCTCGCCTGAGCAAGATAGCTACTTGCCGGAACAGTTTTTTTCAGGCTATTGACATGAAAGAACTTTCCGCACCTGTATTACAAGGCAAAGGTATTCATGACTCAGGATCCGGCCAACGGCGGCACCCCGCAGCAGCGCCTTGCTGCATATTGGAGCGTGCTCAAGGAGCACAAGGAGAAGAAGACCATCCGCGAACTGATGGAACGCGAGGTGCTGCTCTGCTTCATTGCCACCAACAAGGACCGCATTAACGAATACCCGCTGCTGCCCCCGCAGCAGCACGCCATTATCGATTTTCTCACCACCCGCGCGCAGGGCGACCCGCTCCATGCGCACACCAGCGCCCTTATCACCTTCTTCATCAATCAGCTGAATAAGTACGGCGGACTTCTCACGGCAGGAGACACCGCCGGTGCAGAAGGTGAAGTGGCCGATCTGGTCAATCAGGAATCGCTGCTGCTCAAGGCCATTCAGGCTGTCGTCTACACCACGGCGCTCACCGTGGACAACTTCAGTGAAGTGCTCATCCGCCATTACGGAGAAGAATCCCTGCCCGCCATAGACGCCATCATGGAAAAGGTGGAACTCGGCGAGCGCTTCTGGAAGGAGAACTTCGACCACTTCATCACCAAGCTGGCCGACGGGGCCTATCGCGAAATGACCGCCAACCAGCTGTATATGGTGCGGCGGGAAAAATCGCAGATTGTCCTGCGATTCTGTTTTGACGACATGCTCAGCCGCCTCAAACGCACCAACAAGAGCATTGAAAAAACGCGTGCGCAGAGCGTTTACGAAACATCGCTGCGCACCTTTGAAGCGCGCAAGGCACGCAAACGTCTAGCGGACCACCTGACAAAGCTTTCCCACAAGCCGGACTACCCCTTTGCCCCGGCAGATATTCCCTATATCGCAAGCATCCTGTGCATGGATTCAGCCGGGCTTGCGTTCGAGTCCGCCTATACCATGCTGCATGCAAACTCGCTGGCAGAGCCGCTCAAGGGAGCGGACGGTGAAGAACTGACGCAGCAGGGAGCCCGCTTCATTTTCGAACAGATGCTCACCATGGCCTGTGCGACATCGGTGAGTCTGGGCATACTCCGGCAGGATTTCCAGAAATCCCTATCCATGTTCGAAAGCAAGGAAGCCGCCCAGATCATGCACCTGCTCGGGGTCTTTGATCTGGAATCCATAGAGCGCGCCTTCTTTGCCATGCTGGAACTGCAGTTCATCTCCATCATCCGCCAGCGGTCAGGCGAAGACAGCGGCAAAATGCAGATCCGCAGCACGCGCCTGCGCAGAGTCAGGGAAGAAGAGGTTGATACCCTCATGGATCTTGGCCTTAACCGCATACGCAAAAACAAGCTGTGGGTGAAAGACCCGGACAACGAGGAATATCTGCTCTTTGCCCAGCAGTCTCCGGCAGATTTCAAAGCCATCATGGAAATCATGCACCTGGAGCCACAGCTTGCCAGAGCAGTGCTCACGCTGTGGCAGCATGCCCACAACAAGGTATTCATCAGCGTGCACCTGAATCTGGACCTTATCTCCCGCACCACGACCAATCTCAACCAGCGGCTTGCGGAAATATTCCTCCGTTTCGGCACGCTGGGCCCGGGAAAGAAAAAAGGCATCTGAAACTGATCGTTCCAGATGCCTTTCATTTCAAACTGCTGTGCAGCTATTCCCCTTCTTCACGAAGGGCAAAGTTCACTTCCAGCCTGTTCAGATTCACTTCGGTGAGCCACAGAAGCACCCTCTGCCCCAGACGGAACCTGCGCCCCGTGCGCTCGCCAATCAGTTCCTGACGTTCGGGCAGATACCCGTAATAGTCATCGTTGATGGTGGAAACACGCACCAGCCCTTCCGCCATGACCTCTTCAAGTTCCACCCAGAAGCCGAAGTCTGTCACGCCGTTGATGATACCGGTGTACCTTGTTCCCACCTTATCGCGCAGGAAGAGCACCGTGAGCCGCTTCAAGATCTCGCGTTCGGCTTCCATGCCCTTACGCTCGCGTGCGTTCAAGTGGTCGGCAATGCCTGAAAGCTGCCCCGGACCGGGATTAGGCCCATAGCCGGGCACCTTGAGGGCATGCTTGAGCGCCCTGTGCACCACAAGGTCCGCATACCGCCGGATGGGCGAGGTGAAGTGGCAGTAGCAGTCCGATGCAAGACCGAAGTGGCCTTCGTGCTCCGGCGTATACACAGCCTGCATCATGGTGCGCAGCGCAAGGCGGTTCACGATGAATTCCTGATCTGTACCCGCTGCCACTCTCAGCACATGCTGCAGGGCTTCCGGCGTGGGGTCCATAGGAACATGCTCGGCCATATCCGTACGCTGAAGCGTCCTGAACAGCCCGAGCAGTTTTTCTCCATCCGGGTCGGGGTGCGAGCGGTACAGGAAGTTCTCTCCCCGCTCGGTGAGGAAACGGGCCACGGCCTCGTTGGCCGCGATCATGAACTCCTCGATGATCTGATGCGAGAAGTGGCGCACCCTGCGGGTGATATCCACAGGCTCACCGTAAATATTGAACTTCACCCCGGCTTCGGGCAGATCGAAATCAAGGCTGCCCCGCTGCATGCGCTGTGCACGCAGCTGGCGGGCCAGATCCTCGGCAGTTTCCAGCATGGGCAGAACAGGATCAAGCACCAGACGGGTGTCCGCATCCTTTTCTTCCAGCGCCTTGTGCACCTGCTCGTAGGTCAGGCGGGCCTTGCTCTCGATAACCGCCGGATAGAATTTGGATTTACCGTAGCTGCCGTTGCTGTAGAAGTAAGTTTCCGCCACCATGGCAAGGCGCGGCACACGCGGATTGAGGCTGCACAGCCCGTTGGAGAGCGCCTCCGGAAACATGGGCTCAACCGACTGGGGGAAGTAGTAGGAGTTGGCGCGTTCCTGCGCCTCCCTGTCCAGCGGAGAATCCACAGGCACGTAATGGCTTACGTCCGCTATGGCCACCCACAGGCGGAACCCGTCCCCCTGCGCCTCCACATACACGGCGTCGTCAAAGTCCTTTGCCGTCTCGCCGTCAATGGTCACGAAGGACATGTGGCGCAGGTCGACACGGTCCGCAAAATCCTCCTGCGCAGGCAGGGCAGGCAGGCTTGCCGCCTGTTCCAGCGCCGAGGGAGGAAAGACGGTAGGAATGTCGTTGTTCAGCTTGACCAGACGTTCCTGCACATCGGCGCTTTCTTCGTTGCCAAGGCTTTCCAGCGCAACGGCGCTCCACAGGCCGTCTTCGACCATCTCTTCGGGGCGCACCACCAGAAGCTCGCCCTTGGCGGGTTTGCCGTCCAGCACGTCCGTGTTCACCATGAGGGATATCTTCAGGCGCGGGTCAGAAGGACGACACAGATAGCCCCCCTCGCCGCCGAGCTTGCGCACGACCTTGCAGGTGAGCGTTTCGTGCGCCCGTTCCAGAATGCGCACTATGCGCCCTTCCTGATTCTTGCCCTGCTGGCGTCCCGGCAACAGCGCCACCACAACCTTGTCGCCGTGCATGGCACCGCCAAAGTCGTGAGGAGCCACAAAAACGTCATTGCGCTTGCGGTCTTCCGGCAGCACAAAGCCCACGCCGGAGCGCTGCACTTCCAGCGTGCCTGTGATCATCTTGAGCTGTTCGGCCAGCCCCCACGCCCCGCCTCTCAGGCGGAGTATGCGCCCCTGATCCTTCAGTTCCTCAAGGCGCAATTCCAGACCGCGCTTCCAGCGCTTGCTGATATTGCCCATGCGGAGCAGATCGTCGATCTTCATGGGACGACGTGCTTCCTTGAACATGGCAAGCACATCATTCTGCGAAAGGGAAAATTCCGCAGGATTTTTCTTTTTCGATTTCATCATCAAAATTCCTCAGGCAGACTGCAATGCCTGCCATCTGTTCCCCCACCATTCAGGGAAGGTGTCGGGGGTATTCCAGGCCGGACCGAATACGGTCTTCAGAACCAGTGTCCACACGGACACATCCGCAAGACCGAGGTCCGCCACTTTTACTGCATCCTTTGGCGTGCAAAGCAGGGGAAGCCCCTCTTCCGCCATGGATCTCACATCGTCAGGCGTGTAGTCGTGATGATCGGGAAAAACATGATAGCGCGAAGGCGACATGCCGACATACGACGCCACTGTCCGTTCAACCTGCGCGGGCACACCGACTCCGCTGAACAGGGAATAGCCGTTACGGACAATCATGCCGGGGGAAGTGACAATATCTTCTCCGAGAACGGACTGCATCCCCACGGGCTGGAGTGAAAAACTGAATACCGGCACGGAGAGGCGCCCCAGACGCTTCTTCACATCGGGCAGCAGCGCTGCAAATTCCGATGGAGAGCACTTGATGAGAATGGCGCCAGCACGCGTCAGGGCATCTGCCCCTTCGCGCCATGAACCGGAAGGAATAACGCAATTCCATTCCGACTTCAGGTCATCCGGCCGCAACAGAACAAGATCTATATCACGGCGCACCGCAAGGTGCTGAAATCCGTCGTCCATCACAAAAATATCAGGCGCAAGGCTCTTTTCCGCCCATGCACCGGAACGCCTGCGCACAGGGTCCACCACTATGCGGGCCTGCGGGTGCTGCCGGGCCAGCATCAGGGGCTCATCTCCGGCGCAGGATGCCGGGCTGTCTGCCTCCACCACATAGGGCAATGTGGGCGGCGTGGCCTTGTAGCCGCGGGTCAGCACAACGGAACGGAGTCCCTCCTGCCCTGCCCAGTCCAGCAGCCAGTCCACCACGGGGGTTTTACCGCTTCCGCCCCAGCCTATGTTCCCTATGGAAACCGTGGGCACGGAAGGCCGAAAAACGTGAGCCGCCCCCTTTTCATACCGCTGCCTGCGAACAGCCATGGCCGCACCGTAGACCAGTCCCAAAGGCCGCAGCACCGGCCGCAAAACCCGCTGCGCCTGTTCACAGGCTCCTGAAAGTGTACATCCCGCTGCCATGGCAACTCCATTATCTTATGGAGAAAAAACGACCAACCACTCCCCCGACAACCAAAACACCGATAGCGGGCGGGCGCATCCGGCCCGTTCATGCCACCTGCGGGCAAGGCCTGCGCACGGAACAAGCAAAGGGAGCCCGAGGCTCCCTTTGTTCATATCAACTTGCGAGATGCCCGTCATGACAGCGGCATCCCGATTCCGTGTATTTTCAGCTCACGATACGGTTTTGCCGATGGCACAATACATCAGCCGCACCTGTTCGTCGAGGCTGAGTTCGTTCCTAGTCTCTGGAACCGCCGAAGAGGCGCAGCAGGAAGAGGAACAGGTTGATGAAGTCAAGGTACAAGGTCAGCGCACCGAGGATGGAACCGCGACGGATGGCGGTTTCATCGCCCATGGGCATGGTTTCGCCCATGTAGCGCAGCTTCTGGCTGTCATATGCGGTAAGACCGGCAAAGATGATCACACCGATGATGCTGATCACCATATCCATGGGGCCGTTACCGATAAACATGTTGATGATGGAAGCAATGATGAGGCCGAAAAGACCCATCATCATGAACTGCCCCATGCCGGTCAGGTCCTTCTTCGTTACCATGCCGTAAATGGACATGGCCGCGAACATACCTGCCGCCGTGAAGAAGGCATTAAAAATGGTGCTCGATGCATACACAAGCAAAATGGCGGAAAGGGTAACGCCGTTCAACGCGCTGTAAGCAAGGAAAAGGCCGGTCGCCGCAGAGCCGGACAGCTTGTTGATGCGTGCGCTCAGGTACATCACCAGACCGATCTGCCCGATGAAGAGCATGATGGTGATCATGGCGTTACCAAAAATGAGCTGCAGCATGGATTCACTGCTTGCGACAGCAAGAGCAGTCAGCGCGGTAACACCGAGTCCTGCAGTCATCCAGCCGTATACGCCGCGCATAAAGGCATTAACAAGTTCGCCACGCCGTGCACCGGCAGTGCTCACGGTTCTTCCGAGCATGATTCCTCCAAAAAATGGGTCATTGTTTACTGTCTTGAGATGTCATAGGATGGCAACTATGCGCCATCCCTAACCGACACCGATGTTAGAGGTAACAATCATTATACCGGTTGGCAAGGGCGCACCGTATCATATATTTTCATATTGTGAACCGGGAACCGCAGCGCAACGAACTGCGACATATTGAATCGCCCAAATAGCACACTTCCCCGA carries:
- the rnr gene encoding ribonuclease R; this translates as MMKSKKKNPAEFSLSQNDVLAMFKEARRPMKIDDLLRMGNISKRWKRGLELRLEELKDQGRILRLRGGAWGLAEQLKMITGTLEVQRSGVGFVLPEDRKRNDVFVAPHDFGGAMHGDKVVVALLPGRQQGKNQEGRIVRILERAHETLTCKVVRKLGGEGGYLCRPSDPRLKISLMVNTDVLDGKPAKGELLVVRPEEMVEDGLWSAVALESLGNEESADVQERLVKLNNDIPTVFPPSALEQAASLPALPAQEDFADRVDLRHMSFVTIDGETAKDFDDAVYVEAQGDGFRLWVAIADVSHYVPVDSPLDREAQERANSYYFPQSVEPMFPEALSNGLCSLNPRVPRLAMVAETYFYSNGSYGKSKFYPAVIESKARLTYEQVHKALEEKDADTRLVLDPVLPMLETAEDLARQLRAQRMQRGSLDFDLPEAGVKFNIYGEPVDITRRVRHFSHQIIEEFMIAANEAVARFLTERGENFLYRSHPDPDGEKLLGLFRTLQRTDMAEHVPMDPTPEALQHVLRVAAGTDQEFIVNRLALRTMMQAVYTPEHEGHFGLASDCYCHFTSPIRRYADLVVHRALKHALKVPGYGPNPGPGQLSGIADHLNARERKGMEAEREILKRLTVLFLRDKVGTRYTGIINGVTDFGFWVELEEVMAEGLVRVSTINDDYYGYLPERQELIGERTGRRFRLGQRVLLWLTEVNLNRLEVNFALREEGE
- the lpxK gene encoding tetraacyldisaccharide 4'-kinase, coding for MAAGCTLSGACEQAQRVLRPVLRPLGLVYGAAMAVRRQRYEKGAAHVFRPSVPTVSIGNIGWGGSGKTPVVDWLLDWAGQEGLRSVVLTRGYKATPPTLPYVVEADSPASCAGDEPLMLARQHPQARIVVDPVRRRSGAWAEKSLAPDIFVMDDGFQHLAVRRDIDLVLLRPDDLKSEWNCVIPSGSWREGADALTRAGAILIKCSPSEFAALLPDVKKRLGRLSVPVFSFSLQPVGMQSVLGEDIVTSPGMIVRNGYSLFSGVGVPAQVERTVASYVGMSPSRYHVFPDHHDYTPDDVRSMAEEGLPLLCTPKDAVKVADLGLADVSVWTLVLKTVFGPAWNTPDTFPEWWGNRWQALQSA
- a CDS encoding DNA repair protein RecN, with product MLELLRIRQLALIDDVELEFAPGMNVLTGETGAGKSFILKALNFLTGDKMSPDLVRPGAEKAQVEALFAMPDGDVVIKRELVAATGRSRLYINDSLSSQDAIRDLRPSLLVHTSQHGQQKLLQPAFQAKILDDFLNRPDLLRQRETLLKELRTLAARREELLERSRHLEDKRELLEYQQREIAKVGPEHGEEETLEAKKQELRNQTVIQDTIDAALALLGAGEGGILDGLGKLERHMDTLRRVLPNYDDDASLLIEARQNLQDLAARLRKQPATSPDEDSLESIEARLYELAQLKRKLKRSLDEIVDLQTEIEENLSFMDSCSLDLKQLAKQEATLLDGLALLLKELNPLRKIAGESLCTAIVAELKGLGFSEHVQVRFEFKPAELFPGRADCIEERPSLLWIPNPGQPPQPLDKIASGGELSRFLLAVVGIMNRKETPSLIFDEVDAGVGGLTLNAVADSLDKLADHQQVILITHWPQLAARAKRHFQVRKEVREGNTYTLCQALDDGAIWEEISRMAGGGEQGQAMARELLA
- a CDS encoding ABC transporter permease, with the protein product MSASPTSLAGRLLHRQFWQRYGLLTLGLCIVGIMSCAAILAPWISPHDPTALDLNAILQAPNAQHPFGTDALGRDVLSRMLYGARVSLWVGFVAVGISVSIGIALGLVAGFFRGWVDEAIMRLVDIMLCFPSFFLILAVIAFLEPSLNNIMIVIGLTSWMGVARLVRAETLSLRERDFVSAARLAGAGKIRLMGLHILPNALAPVLVSATLGVAGAILTESALSFLGLGVQPPMPSWGNILMEGKEVLEIAPWMSLFPGFAILITVLGYNLLGESLRDILDPRLSQ
- a CDS encoding Bax inhibitor-1/YccA family protein: MLGRTVSTAGARRGELVNAFMRGVYGWMTAGLGVTALTALAVASSESMLQLIFGNAMITIMLFIGQIGLVMYLSARINKLSGSAATGLFLAYSALNGVTLSAILLVYASSTIFNAFFTAAGMFAAMSIYGMVTKKDLTGMGQFMMMGLFGLIIASIINMFIGNGPMDMVISIIGVIIFAGLTAYDSQKLRYMGETMPMGDETAIRRGSILGALTLYLDFINLFLFLLRLFGGSRD
- a CDS encoding ABC transporter permease — protein: MPLTENVPTALRGLLKRVFIKLGWMLLVLWGITIISFWVIHLAPGSPTDLQTSMNPLVGQEARLRLEKLYGLDKPLHIQYINWLERLVRLDFGRSMSGDYRPVWDKIKERLPLTVGMNVASMVLTLLIAVPIGVAAAYYQGRWFDSISAVFVFIGFAMPGFWLALLMMLYFGIHLQWLPISGLTSLDYNSLTPLGKLLDIAKHMAMPIFIYTFGSLAGMSRFMRSSMLEVLRQDYILTARAKGLPLRTVIFKHALRNALLPVITILGLSVPGLIGGSVIIESIFALPGLGQLFYTAVMARDYPMIMGNLVLGAVLTLAGNMLADLCYGLADPRIRSTGGDA